One Lentibacillus cibarius DNA window includes the following coding sequences:
- a CDS encoding valine--tRNA ligase, which produces MEDGNRTDMSSKYDPREVERDRYRFWVNGKFFEADGDKEKEPFTIVIPPPNVTGKLHLGHAWDTTMQDTLARMKRMQGYDVLWLPGMDHAGIATQAKVEAKLKEQGQNRYDLGREQFLEVSWDWKEEYADFIRSQWEKLGLGLDYSRERFTMDTGLSEAVREVFVSLYEKGLIYRGEYIINWDPDTQTALSDIEVIYEEVDGKFYHMRYPIKDSDETIEIATTRPETMLGDSAVAVHPDDDRYKHLIGKTVILPIVGREIEIVADSYVDMEMGSGAVKITPAHDPNDFAIGNRHDLERILIMNEDGSMNENALDYQGLDRFECRKQIVKDLQEQGFLFKIEDHVHQVGHSERSGAVVEPYLSTQWFVNMQPLADNAIELQQGDEKVHFVPDRFERTYLHWMENIRDWCISRQLWWGHRIPAWYHKETGEMYVAREAPADLENWLQDEDVLDTWFSSALWPFSTMGWPDEDAEDFKRYFPTDVLVTGYDIIFFWVARMIFQSKQFTGRRPFKDVLIHGLIRDAEGRKMSKSLGNGVDPMDVIDKYGADSLRYFLLTGSSPGQDLRFHWEKVEATWNFANKVWNASRFSLMNMDNFSYEDIDLNGEKSLADKWILTRLNETIEQVTRNTDKYEFGEAGRHLYNFIWDELCDWYIEMAKLPLYGDDEQAKKTTRSVLAYVLDQTMRMLHPYMPFITEEIWQQLPHEGESITVAKWPEPKAEFHDENAANEMKRLVSIIKSVRNIRAEVDTPMSKQIKLFIKAETEAVAQELKSNRSYLERFCNPSELVIATGLEAPEKAMSAVVTGAELFLPLEGLIDIDKEIERLEKELDKWTKEVERVQKKLANEGFVNKAPQNVVDEERQKEKDYLEKQAKVKARLEDLRST; this is translated from the coding sequence ATGGAAGATGGGAACAGAACAGACATGTCATCAAAGTATGATCCGCGTGAAGTGGAACGAGATCGTTACCGATTTTGGGTGAATGGTAAGTTTTTTGAAGCGGATGGAGATAAGGAAAAGGAGCCGTTTACAATCGTAATCCCACCGCCGAATGTGACTGGTAAGCTGCATTTGGGCCATGCTTGGGACACGACGATGCAGGATACACTTGCACGCATGAAACGAATGCAGGGCTATGATGTCCTGTGGCTTCCGGGAATGGATCATGCTGGTATTGCTACACAGGCAAAAGTTGAGGCCAAATTGAAGGAACAAGGTCAAAATCGCTATGATCTTGGACGGGAGCAATTTCTCGAGGTTTCCTGGGACTGGAAAGAGGAATATGCTGATTTTATCCGGTCCCAATGGGAGAAATTAGGACTTGGCCTAGATTATTCCAGAGAACGATTCACGATGGACACGGGGCTATCAGAGGCTGTGCGTGAAGTTTTTGTCAGTCTGTATGAAAAAGGACTGATTTATCGCGGGGAATATATTATCAATTGGGACCCTGATACACAGACAGCTCTTTCGGACATTGAAGTGATTTACGAAGAAGTTGACGGTAAATTTTATCATATGCGCTATCCGATTAAGGATAGTGATGAAACGATTGAAATCGCCACTACTCGTCCGGAAACAATGCTTGGTGATTCGGCGGTTGCTGTCCATCCGGATGATGACCGGTATAAGCACCTGATCGGCAAAACAGTTATCCTGCCAATTGTTGGTCGGGAAATTGAAATTGTTGCCGATTCTTATGTAGATATGGAAATGGGATCGGGTGCAGTAAAGATTACACCTGCCCATGATCCGAATGACTTTGCAATCGGTAACCGGCATGATCTTGAACGGATCCTTATCATGAATGAGGACGGGAGCATGAATGAGAATGCACTCGATTATCAAGGACTTGATCGCTTCGAATGTCGAAAACAGATTGTAAAGGACTTGCAGGAGCAAGGCTTTCTATTTAAGATAGAAGACCACGTACATCAGGTTGGCCATTCAGAACGGAGTGGGGCTGTTGTGGAGCCTTATTTGTCTACACAATGGTTTGTCAACATGCAGCCGCTTGCAGACAATGCTATTGAACTGCAACAGGGTGACGAGAAAGTACACTTTGTCCCTGATAGATTTGAGCGTACTTACTTGCACTGGATGGAAAACATCCGCGACTGGTGTATTTCCCGTCAACTTTGGTGGGGGCATCGCATTCCGGCATGGTACCATAAAGAAACTGGCGAAATGTATGTTGCAAGGGAAGCGCCGGCTGACCTTGAAAATTGGCTGCAGGATGAAGATGTTTTGGATACATGGTTTTCCTCAGCGCTCTGGCCATTTTCAACGATGGGCTGGCCTGACGAAGATGCGGAAGATTTTAAGCGATATTTCCCGACTGATGTGCTTGTCACCGGCTATGATATTATCTTTTTCTGGGTTGCCCGGATGATTTTTCAGTCAAAGCAGTTCACTGGTAGGCGGCCGTTTAAAGACGTTCTAATCCACGGGCTGATTCGGGATGCAGAAGGTCGGAAAATGAGTAAATCCCTTGGAAACGGTGTAGACCCGATGGATGTGATCGATAAATACGGCGCTGATTCTCTGCGTTACTTCTTGTTGACAGGATCATCTCCGGGTCAGGATTTGCGTTTCCACTGGGAAAAAGTTGAAGCAACCTGGAATTTTGCCAACAAAGTATGGAATGCATCGCGTTTTTCTCTAATGAACATGGACAACTTCTCCTATGAAGACATCGATTTGAACGGGGAAAAGTCACTAGCGGACAAGTGGATATTGACAAGGCTGAATGAAACAATTGAACAGGTCACAAGAAATACCGATAAATATGAATTTGGTGAGGCCGGGCGCCATTTATACAATTTCATTTGGGACGAGCTGTGTGACTGGTATATTGAAATGGCTAAACTTCCACTATATGGTGACGACGAACAAGCGAAAAAAACAACACGCTCGGTACTTGCATATGTACTGGATCAAACGATGCGCATGCTGCATCCATACATGCCATTCATTACAGAAGAAATCTGGCAGCAGCTTCCGCATGAAGGTGAGTCAATAACCGTTGCCAAGTGGCCGGAGCCAAAAGCGGAATTTCACGATGAAAACGCAGCAAATGAAATGAAGCGTCTCGTATCTATTATTAAATCGGTCCGTAATATCCGGGCTGAAGTGGATACGCCAATGTCCAAACAGATTAAATTGTTTATCAAAGCAGAAACCGAAGCTGTAGCACAGGAGCTAAAGAGCAATCGCAGCTATCTTGAACGTTTCTGCAATCCAAGTGAATTGGTCATTGCTACCGGCTTAGAGGCACCGGAAAAAGCAATGTCGGCAGTCGTTACCGGAGCGGAATTGTTCCTGCCGCTTGAGGGCCTGATTGACATTGATAAGGAAATCGAACGGTTGGAAAAGGAATTGGATAAATGGACAAAAGAAGTGGAACGCGTTCAGAAGAAGTTGGCAAATGAAGGGTTTGTCAATAAAGCACCACAGAACGTCGTTGATGAAGAACGACAGAAGGAAAAAGATTACCTGGAAAAACAAGCAAAAGTGAAAGCTCGACTTGAAGATTTACGGTCGACGTAA
- a CDS encoding phosphotransferase, which yields MKQIENVVSSYGFAPYYIEKITSRLFRVNDGRYDYALKRSRLSDNTIALWENVYHQAHTLQLNNILPVYITETSQLYTRVDEAYYYMTPWTRNYSLNQQQQIHNTLRAISEIHEKTKQTQPVDTVAVKHKFSDYRSRCRELQDTLLDYVKLFEQNRFMSPLELQVCTHYHVLVNVLAELDTQIGYFMAELEENNTWNYSLCHGDLDLSHTLHHHHTYIINWEKVSYDNAATDLAIFLQDLAKHYDQSPENLAEMYSSYSYRNRLDDKEWHLLLIYLLDPFHYIKLVEQYIAKESRHTMIVQQKMLQHSFRQLQLGLDWSGRAKSDMIADPETTSDDS from the coding sequence GTGAAACAAATTGAAAATGTGGTCAGCAGCTATGGTTTTGCCCCATATTATATAGAAAAAATAACCAGTCGTTTATTTAGAGTGAATGACGGGCGGTATGATTATGCATTAAAAAGAAGCAGACTCTCAGATAATACAATCGCTTTATGGGAAAATGTTTACCATCAGGCACATACGTTACAGCTGAACAATATTTTACCGGTGTATATAACTGAGACATCACAGTTATATACACGCGTCGATGAGGCGTACTATTATATGACTCCATGGACAAGAAATTATTCTTTAAACCAACAGCAACAGATTCATAACACCCTCCGAGCGATTAGTGAAATTCACGAAAAGACGAAACAGACCCAACCCGTTGATACGGTTGCAGTTAAACATAAATTCAGTGATTACCGCAGTCGATGTCGGGAGTTGCAGGATACATTGCTTGATTATGTCAAGCTGTTTGAACAGAATCGATTTATGTCTCCATTGGAATTACAGGTTTGTACCCATTACCATGTGTTAGTCAATGTATTAGCAGAACTTGATACGCAAATTGGTTATTTCATGGCTGAACTGGAAGAGAACAATACATGGAATTATTCGCTTTGTCATGGTGATTTGGATCTGTCACATACACTCCACCACCACCACACTTATATTATTAATTGGGAGAAGGTGAGCTATGACAATGCTGCAACTGATTTAGCAATATTTTTGCAAGACCTAGCGAAACACTATGACCAGTCCCCGGAAAATTTGGCAGAAATGTACTCTTCCTATAGCTATAGAAATCGATTAGATGATAAGGAATGGCATTTGCTGCTAATCTATTTGCTAGATCCATTCCATTACATAAAGCTTGTAGAGCAATATATTGCTAAAGAATCTCGTCATACGATGATTGTACAGCAGAAAATGCTGCAGCATTCCTTTCGTCAACTGCAGCTGGGACTGGACTGGTCGGGCCGGGCAAAAAGTGACATGATTGCTGATCCCGAAACAACCTCTGATGATTCTTAA
- the spoVID gene encoding stage VI sporulation protein D, whose product MESNQDVFRFELNESLFFEKGQEVGEMMGVSLDPEISIQSFNDYISIRGVIELQGTYQKEPLAAEEGEDTTDLQELHSRRYIENVEDLSDGQIEFSHRFPVEISVPANRVNDLDEVTVGIESFDYEIPDQNQLKLNASIEIHGISDRAKTTDGAEQDQSLLPREDETFEFDVKMPTDDTETEDTNDLETVPELPEELPQENHQESTPESEEGTEQTENDSVTEKKRWKGKKSQTLAEFFGTKEKESLDSEVGELETEEQEWYESDEDTGYEQEEESQDESTSLVEVSETGDLSESAAESSGSEDVRYLADMFRSDEEEQYAKMRLCIVQGTDTVESIAERYGISALQLLKQNHLGEDSLEEGQLLYIPST is encoded by the coding sequence TTGGAAAGCAATCAGGATGTATTTCGTTTTGAATTAAATGAATCCCTGTTTTTTGAAAAAGGACAGGAAGTTGGCGAAATGATGGGGGTCTCCTTGGATCCGGAAATTTCCATACAATCATTCAATGACTATATTTCCATCAGGGGCGTCATCGAGCTCCAAGGCACATATCAAAAAGAACCATTAGCTGCGGAAGAGGGAGAAGACACGACGGATTTGCAAGAACTTCATTCAAGAAGGTATATTGAAAATGTTGAGGATCTTTCCGATGGCCAGATAGAGTTTTCGCACCGTTTCCCAGTAGAAATTTCTGTGCCCGCAAACCGTGTAAACGATTTGGACGAAGTAACTGTAGGAATTGAATCGTTTGATTATGAAATACCAGATCAGAATCAACTCAAATTAAATGCTTCTATTGAAATACACGGGATTTCTGATAGGGCAAAGACTACAGACGGAGCGGAACAGGATCAGTCACTTCTGCCAAGGGAAGATGAAACGTTTGAATTTGATGTAAAAATGCCAACAGATGATACGGAAACAGAGGATACGAATGATTTGGAAACTGTCCCGGAACTTCCGGAGGAACTACCACAAGAAAACCATCAGGAGTCAACGCCTGAATCCGAAGAAGGCACCGAGCAGACAGAAAACGATTCAGTTACAGAGAAAAAACGGTGGAAGGGGAAAAAATCACAAACCCTTGCTGAATTCTTTGGAACGAAAGAAAAAGAATCGCTCGATAGCGAAGTAGGAGAGCTAGAAACAGAGGAACAAGAATGGTATGAAAGTGATGAAGATACGGGCTATGAACAGGAAGAAGAAAGTCAGGACGAATCTACGTCATTAGTAGAAGTTTCGGAAACAGGTGATCTAAGTGAGAGTGCTGCAGAATCATCGGGTTCCGAAGATGTTCGTTATTTGGCTGATATGTTCAGGAGTGATGAGGAAGAACAATATGCAAAAATGCGCCTATGCATTGTCCAGGGAACGGATACAGTTGAATCAATTGCAGAGCGTTACGGCATATCCGCATTGCAGCTGCTGAAACAGAACCATCTTGGGGAAGATAGCTTGGAAGAAGGCCAATTATTATATATTCCGTCCACGTAG
- the hemL gene encoding glutamate-1-semialdehyde 2,1-aminomutase codes for MGNFDKSKIEHEKAVELMPGGVNSPVRAFKSVGMSPIFMDHGKGSKITDIDGNEYIDYVMSWGPLILGHADERVVSKLKETAERGTSLGTPTIQENKVAELIIDRVPSVEMVRMVNSGTEATMSALRVARGYTGRNKILKFEGNYHGHGDSLLIKAGSGVATLGLPDSPGVPSSIAENTITVPYNDVESVRYAFSEYGDDIAAVIVEPVSGNMGLVPSTEDFLQELRTITNDYGSLLIFDEVMTGFRVGYNCAQGYFSVTPDMTCLGKVIGGGLPVGAYGGKREIIENVAPTGSIYQAGTLSGNPLAMTAGYETLNALSESTYEELNRKVDKLVEGYKQASIDYNIPLQINRAGTMVGFFFTNEPVFNFETAQNANVDYFAQYYRGMIEEGIFLPPSQFEGVFLSTAHTDEDIDKTIQAVRTAFSKIEK; via the coding sequence ATGGGAAACTTTGATAAGTCCAAAATTGAACATGAAAAAGCGGTTGAATTGATGCCCGGTGGTGTAAATTCACCTGTACGTGCGTTCAAATCAGTTGGTATGTCACCGATTTTTATGGATCACGGGAAAGGATCAAAGATAACGGATATCGATGGTAACGAGTATATTGATTATGTTATGAGCTGGGGGCCATTAATCCTAGGCCATGCTGATGAACGGGTTGTTTCTAAACTGAAAGAAACTGCCGAACGGGGAACTAGTCTTGGTACACCTACTATTCAGGAGAATAAAGTAGCAGAGTTAATTATAGACCGCGTGCCATCAGTTGAAATGGTTCGTATGGTTAACTCCGGAACAGAAGCTACTATGAGTGCGTTACGTGTGGCCCGTGGCTATACCGGACGCAATAAGATACTAAAATTCGAAGGAAATTATCATGGACATGGTGATTCCCTTCTTATTAAGGCTGGATCCGGCGTCGCAACGCTTGGACTGCCTGACAGCCCTGGTGTGCCATCCTCTATTGCAGAAAATACGATAACAGTTCCATATAACGATGTGGAAAGTGTTCGGTATGCCTTTTCAGAGTATGGGGACGATATCGCTGCGGTGATTGTTGAACCTGTTTCTGGAAATATGGGATTGGTGCCATCAACAGAAGACTTTCTGCAGGAATTGCGTACCATAACGAACGATTACGGCTCCCTTCTGATTTTTGACGAAGTAATGACAGGCTTTCGAGTAGGCTACAATTGCGCACAAGGCTACTTCAGCGTAACACCTGATATGACATGTCTCGGAAAAGTCATTGGTGGCGGACTTCCGGTAGGTGCGTACGGTGGTAAACGTGAAATAATTGAAAATGTTGCTCCGACCGGTTCCATTTATCAAGCTGGTACATTATCAGGAAATCCACTGGCCATGACAGCCGGATATGAGACGTTGAATGCCTTAAGTGAATCGACCTATGAGGAATTAAATCGAAAAGTAGATAAATTAGTTGAAGGATATAAACAAGCTTCCATCGATTACAATATTCCTCTCCAGATTAATCGGGCTGGGACAATGGTTGGTTTCTTCTTCACCAATGAGCCTGTCTTCAATTTTGAAACAGCGCAAAATGCAAATGTCGACTACTTTGCCCAGTATTACCGGGGAATGATTGAAGAAGGTATCTTCTTGCCGCCGTCACAATTTGAAGGGGTGTTCCTATCCACCGCTCACACGGATGAGGATATTGATAAAACCATTCAGGCAGTACGCACGGCATTTTCAAAAATTGAAAAGTGA